From Vitis vinifera cultivar Pinot Noir 40024 chromosome 14, ASM3070453v1, a single genomic window includes:
- the LOC100246288 gene encoding probable receptor-like protein kinase At1g30570 codes for MSRTLAAILGGAAGAVALVGIVILIIWFCLSHNRSVSRTSETGSSDPSVQVGRNVGVELALREARHFEMAELSLATKNFSDISLIGEGKFGEVYKGLLHDGMFVAIKKRFGGPSQDFVDEVRYLSAIEHRNLVTLLGYCQENGQQFLIYEHIPSGSISSYLYGTAAQVSQEKLEFKNRLQIALGAAKGLAHLHTLSPRLVHKDFKTANVLVDENFIPKVADAGLRNFLGRIDIAGPSSQVVADEIFLAPEVREFRRFSDKSDVYSFGVFLLELLSGQEANTLLSPDSNLNLVEMVQNYQDHSNISTIIDQRLGNRFTAEGMEEFIQLIIRCVDTSSERRPSMSYVLMELDRILEKETTLTTLVGEGIPNVILGSQLFKASK; via the exons ATGTCAAGGACTCTTGCAGCAATTCTAGGAGGTGCTGCAGGAGCCGTGGCATTGGTGGGAATAGTAATTCTAATAATATGGTTCTGCCTATCTCATAATAGGAGCGTTTCGAGAACTTCAGAGACAGGATCTTCTGATCCCTCCGTTCAAG TTGGAAGAAATGTTGGAGTTGAGTTGGCATTACGAGAAGCAAGGCACTTTGAGATGGCCGAATTGTCTCTGGCCACAAAAAATTTTAGCGACATAAGTTTGATTGGGGAGGGAAAATTTGGTGAGGTATACAAGGGTTTGCTTCATGATGGGATGTTTGTAGCAATCAAAAAGCGGTTTGGAGGGCCTAGTCAGGACTTCGTTGATGAG GTACGCTATCTCTCAGCTATTGAGCATCGGAATCTTGTGACTCTTCTGGGTTACTGCCAAGAAAATGGTCAACAGTTCCTTATCTATGAGCATATTCCTAGTGGAAGTATTTCCAGTTACTTATATG GCACTGCTGCTCAGGTTTCACAGGAGAAGCTAGAattcaagaataggcttcaaaTAGCTCTAGGGGCAGCTAAAG GTTTGGCTCATCTCCACACCCTAAGTCCCCGTTTGGTGCATAAGGATTTCAAAACAGCGAATGTACTGGTTGATGAAAATTTCATTCCTAAGGTTGCAGATGCAGGACTCCGCAATTTTCTTGGAAGAATTGATATTGCAGGCCCATCTTCTCAAGTGGTGGCTGATGAGATATTCCTTGCTCCAGA GGTAAGAGAGTTCAGAAGATTTTCGGACAAGAGTGATGTATACAGCTTTGGGGTATTCCTTCTGGAGTTGCTAAGCGGGCAGGAAGCAAACACATTGCTGTCTCCAGACTCCAATTTAAACTTGGTTGAAATG GTGCAAAATTATCAGGACCACAGCAATATTTCTACCATCATCGATCAAAGACTAGGAAATAGGTTCACAGCTGAAGGCATGGAAGAATTCATACAGCTTATAATCCGTTGTGTGGACACTTCTAGTGAGAGACGACCCTCCATGAGCTATGTGTTAATGGAACTAGATCGGATACTTGAGAAAGAGACAACCCTGACAACACTCGTGGGGGAAGGAATACCAAATGTGATCCTTGGAAGCCAGCTATTTAAAGCATCAAAGTGA